Proteins found in one Micromonospora sp. WMMD1082 genomic segment:
- a CDS encoding thiazolylpeptide-type bacteriocin, which yields MTPDTEHDLNALADEILELESETFAISDYADASEAILASCSSSGTTSTCSSTTSTTSCSA from the coding sequence ATGACCCCCGACACCGAGCACGACCTCAACGCCCTCGCCGACGAGATCCTGGAGCTGGAGTCGGAGACCTTCGCGATCTCCGACTACGCCGACGCGTCCGAGGCGATCCTCGCCTCCTGCTCGTCGTCGGGTACCACCTCGACGTGCAGCAGCACCACCTCCACCACCAGCTGTTCGGCCTGA